Proteins co-encoded in one Metabacillus sp. KUDC1714 genomic window:
- a CDS encoding ribonucleotide-diphosphate reductase subunit beta: protein MENTALIKRKIMDASAPNRSTAIINGESSNVLNWDDVTYPWAYPRYKKMLANFWTPFEINMAQDIKQYPNLTNDEKDAFLKIIGLLALLDSIQTDYAGKVSDYITDSSVNALMIILAQQEVIHNHSYSYVLSSLVPKQIQDEVFEYWRNEPILRKRNEFVTDGYQAFSEQPSIENLLKSIVYDVILEGLFFYSGFAFFYNLARNQKMVATSTMINYINRDEQIHVDLFVQIYKEVLNQYPDYDTKELATFVKNTFIKAAELEIEWGKFIIGNKMDGINMQDLEDYIKFYANVRCHQLGYDRPFEGYRTNPLKWIKAYEEVDLGKSDFFEQKSRQYTKVNHVDNGFDDL, encoded by the coding sequence ATGGAAAACACAGCTTTAATTAAACGAAAAATCATGGATGCTTCCGCTCCAAATCGTTCAACTGCAATTATTAATGGCGAAAGCTCAAATGTTTTAAACTGGGATGATGTCACATACCCATGGGCATATCCACGCTACAAAAAGATGCTAGCAAATTTCTGGACCCCATTTGAGATCAACATGGCTCAGGATATCAAACAATATCCCAATCTAACAAATGATGAAAAAGATGCATTTTTAAAAATCATTGGACTTCTTGCTCTTCTAGATAGTATTCAAACTGATTATGCTGGAAAAGTTTCTGACTACATTACAGATTCCAGCGTCAATGCTTTAATGATTATTCTTGCTCAACAAGAGGTTATTCATAATCATTCCTATTCCTATGTACTCTCAAGTCTTGTTCCTAAGCAGATACAAGATGAGGTATTTGAATATTGGAGAAATGAACCTATTCTAAGAAAACGAAATGAATTTGTAACAGATGGGTATCAAGCCTTTTCTGAACAACCAAGCATTGAGAATCTGTTAAAATCAATCGTATATGATGTCATATTAGAAGGACTTTTCTTTTATTCAGGATTTGCATTCTTTTACAACCTTGCACGTAATCAGAAAATGGTTGCAACGAGCACAATGATTAACTATATCAACCGTGATGAACAAATACATGTCGACTTATTTGTTCAAATTTATAAAGAAGTTTTAAATCAATACCCTGACTATGATACAAAAGAACTTGCTACATTTGTAAAAAATACATTTATTAAAGCTGCTGAACTTGAGATTGAATGGGGAAAATTCATTATTGGAAATAAAATGGATGGGATTAATATGCAGGACCTTGAAGATTATATTAAGTTTTATGCAAATGTCCGATGCCATCAACTAGGCTATGACCGCCCTTTTGAGGGGTACCGAACAAACCCTCTAAAATGGATTAAAGCTTACGAAGAAGTAGATCTAGGTAAATCTGATTTCTTCGAACAAAAATCAAGACAATATACGAAAGTAAACCATGTAGATAATGGCTTTGACGATCTTTGA